One Ochotona princeps isolate mOchPri1 chromosome Y, mOchPri1.hap1, whole genome shotgun sequence genomic window, gataaatacatctttgttcCTAAGATGGGTAACAATAAGCAAACCTTAGCAACAGTCTGGTTTTAAAAGTATAGGCAAATTTATGAAGATGGAGAGGCAAATTATAGGAACCAGTTTTAAGAAAAGGAATTCTTACACAAGCTTAATATTGAAAATTGCATTTCAGTGCAGTTCCACGTATGGGCATTCGTGTGTTTGACAAAATTTGAAGATGCCATGTTAAAGGTAGCTGTTACTAGCATTTTCAGAAATACTTTCTTACTTGGGAAAATCCTATTCTGAAGCTTACATGTTCTTCATTTCTACAGTTTTAAATCAGTTTATGTTGTTTCACTGCACTGTACCATTCTTTCAGCCACGGGTTTTAGTCTTTAAAACTCTGATTcagcggcccggcggcgtggcctagcggctgaagtcctcgccttgaatgagccgggatcccatatgggcgccatttctggtcctggcagctccacttcccatccagctccctgcttgtggcctgggaaagcagtcaaggatgacccaaggccttgggaccctgcacccgcgtgggagacccggaagaggttcctggttcccggctttcgatcagtgcagcaccggccgttgcgctcacttggggggtgaatcatcggacggaagattttcctctctgtctctcctcctcctctctgtatatctgactttgtaataaaaataaataaatcttttaaaaaaaactgtgattCAACAGAAGCAGATAAAATCAAGTTATATTTAGATGTAACAAAGTAGAGGTGATgctaataaaatatttgtgttatGACTGCTGGTTTTAAGATATTGCTTGTAAGaactttatttatgtgtttgtttgtttatttatttatttatttatggaaagtcagacttactgagaggaggagagacagtgaggaagatcctgagtctgctagcttactcccaaaatggccgcaatggctggagccgagccaatccaaagccaggagccaggagcttcttctgggtctcccacatgggtgcagggtcccaaggctttggcccgtcctctgctgacatcgcaggccacaagcagggggctggaagggaaatggagaggctgggatatgaacccgcacccgtatgggatccctgtgtgtgtaaagcaaggactttaagcgctaggctactgtgccaggcccgcttGCAAGTTCTTTACAGATACCTGACACACAGGGCTGCTTTCAGTTAGACGAACAAAAGAAAGTCAAgtattttcttttgtgtcttttgACAATAATTTTTGTGAAATGTACATCTATATGTTGTCTTGGTTAGAGCAAACACTTTCATGTAAACCTAAATAATTGTTCCTGCAGAAAGACTTCAACATTATTTTGCTTAAATGTCTACTGTTATTATTTAGGTTTTTTCCCCCCCTGTTTAGTAGATGATGCTGGTAAAGTAGAACATGATAGTCCTTCTGGATTGCCTATGGATGcagagtcagaaatgaatccTTGTAAAGTAGATGGCACTTGCCCAGAAGTGATCAAGGTCTACATTTTTAAAGCTGACACTGGAGAGGATGACCTAGGTAAGAGGAAACTTAAGCATTTTGTATTTCCTGTTCCAAGTATTTGATTAATTTTGTTAGCTTTTTTAATGTTAGTAGTTGTTTATTTCaagtagaaaatttaaaatcttttctgaTACTCCGAGACTTACTTTTAATGTATGAAAAAAAGTGCATATAAGAATACAGTGAAAGGTAATAAGTGAAACTGGTTAAAACAAATTTTGGAATAAATTCTTGGAACTGTCTTTTGCCCTGAAAGGTGGAACTGTCGACATTGTAGAGAGTGAGCCTGAAAATGATCGTGGAATCGAGCTACTTGATCAGAACAACAGTGTCCATGTTCCCAGGGAAAAGATGGTTTATGTGACTGTTGATGACTCTCAGCAAGAAGATGAAGATTTAAGTAAGCAGGTGGCCTTTTTGTGGGAGATTGTTAtctgttttctgttcagttttcTTGGTTTATCCACTGTTTGAGGAAACGAACACTACAATTTTAGCAATCATGCTGTAATGCTGCATGGGATGACAGAGGGGTTGTTGTTGAAAGCTTTAGATTGTTGCTTTAAAGATAAGTtatggggcaagcatttggcctagcagtaagGCAGTAGAGTCCCAAATCCAAGTCCCTCAGTTAAGTTCCATGCCTGCcttcactcccagttccagctaacactcaccctgggatgcagcaagtGGCATTCGAATAATTGGCCCATTGCTACTCCGCATGGGAGACTGGCTTGAGTTCCCAGCCTCAGCTTGCAAGCTTCAGATGTTACAGGAGTTTGGAGAATAAGGCAGTAGACAGGACTCTGATCATCTGTCTACTTTCAAGTaatgtaaaatacacacacacacacacacacacacacacacaaattgagtAATGTTGAACATTTACTGCCTTATTATTACTATATATTTTCCTGTATTAGCACTATAAATCTcacaaaagatttttaattttctatgtaGATGCTGCTGAAATTGCTGATGAAGTATATGTGGAAGTGATTGTAGGGGAGGAAGATGCTGCTgtcgcagctgctgctgctgcacatgAACAACAAATGGATGGCAATGAAATCAAAACCTTCCTGCCAGTAGCATGGGCAGCAGCTTACGGTGAGTCTTGAACAGCAGTTTATAGTTAGTAGGTAACTTCTGTACTTTTATGACTTCAGAAATATGAAGTTGATTTGGGTGATTTAAGCAAAAGTAGAGGAAAAATACATAGTTAATCAGTTTCCTTTGTTACTCTGTTTCTTTTGTTCATAATTTTGTGCAAGAAGTACATAGGACATATGTGCAATTTGACTTTGACTTTACCTAGCTTGTGACTTCATGGTTTGGAATGTATACAGGAATCTGTGGGACAAGGGTGCTGCTATATTTGGAAGCTTGGCGTTTCCCATAGTCATGCTTTAATAAACATGCCCATAAAGCCCATCACCTAAAAACAGGGAGTTCTGTCATTCATGAGTATCATGTCTTACTGTTGTAGTTGTAAAGAATTCCTAATTCTTTGTAATTTATAATactgcatcatttttttcttaatgcataTTGTTAGGCAATAATTCTGATGGGATTGAAAACCGGAATGGCACTGCCAGTGCCCTCTTGCACATAGATGAGTCGGCTAGCCTCGGCAGACTggctaaacaaaaaacaaagaaaaggagaagaccTGATTCCAGGCAGTACCAAACAGGTGAGGGCACAAATGTTGCAGGGCACAGTGAGTTTTCAGATAAAACCCTAGTATATATTCACAGTGGTACAAGGAATGGCATTTAGCCACCAGACCACATGTGCTTTTACGTATCAATTTGAAAATACAGTTTTCAGAGTTCAAAGATATTCATGAATGATTTTTGTagatgaagaagcagaagaagtcacaatttgaaggaaagaaatgaaaatatgtggTGATTCAGTGATAtgcatttataaaatgttttcacaAATGAATTTAAACAAACATATCAGAAAGCAAGCATAATTTATAGAGGAGCAGAGTCCTAATTGCTTAAATGCTCACAGAATATATGACTTTCCTGGATTggttttgtatgtatttatatatgggatttatatatatatatgcacttaAATGCTATTGTCAGCCTAAATTTTATCTGAAATGATCTAAGCAGAAACATTACGCTATATTTGAGAAATGGTTTCCTCTACATTTTTATTCTTAGCAGGACAAGTTCTCTGTATTACTCAGCTGCAAGCGACAGGCTGATCATAACTTAGGTGTGTTTTCCCAATAATGTTTAGAGCATGTTGACATTTTGGAGAAACAAATTGTCTTAATTACtcatgcaaatctttttttttttttttgctttcttagcaATTATCATTGGTCCTGATGGACAACCCTTGACTGTTTATCCTTGTGTTATTTGTGGGAAGAAATTTAAATCCAGGGGTTTCTTGAAAAGGCACATGAAAAACCATCCTGAGTACCTTATCAAGAAGTACCGCTGTACTGACTGTGACTACAttacaaacaagaaaataaatttacataaCCACCTGGAAAGCCACAAGCTAGCCAGCAAGACAGAGAAAACCATCGAATGTGATGAGTATGGGAAGCATTTCTCTCATGCCGGGGCTTTGTTAACTCACAAAATGGTGCATAAGGAAAAAGGAGCCAACAAAATGCACAAGTGCAAATTCTGTgaatatgagacagctgaacaagGGTTATTGAATCGCCACCTTTTGGCAGTCCACAGTAAAAATTTCCCTCACATTTGCGTGGAATGCGGTAAAGGCTTCCGTCACCCATCAGAGCTAAGAAAGCACATGCGAATCCATACTGGTGAGAAGCCATACGAGTGCCAGTACTGTGAATATAAGTCTGCAGACTCTTCTAACTTGAAAACACATGTGAAAATTAAGCACAGTAAAGAGATGCCATTTAAGTGTGACATTTGTCTTCTGACGTTCCCAAATACCAAAGAAGTGCAGCAACATGCTGTTACCCACCAAGAAAGCAAAACACACCAGTGTTTGCATTGCAACCATAAGAGCTCAAACTCAAGTGATTTGAAACGACACATTATTTCGGTTCACACAAAGGACTACCCCCACAAGTGTGACATGTGTGATAAAGGCTTTCACAGGCCTTCAGAACTTAAGAGACACGTGGCTGCccacaaagttaaaaaaatgcaCCAATGTAGACATTGTGACTTTAAGATTGCAGATCCGTTTGTTCTGAGTCGCCATATTCTCTCAGTTCACACAAAGGATCTTCCATTTAGGTGTAAGAGATGTAGAAAGGGatttaaccaacagaatgagCTTAAAAACCACATGAAGACACACAGTGGCAGGAAAGTGTATCGGTGCGAGTACTGTGAATATAGCACTACAGACGCCTCAGGCTTTAAACGGCATGTTATTTCCATTCATACAAAAGACTATCCTCACCGATGTGAGTACTGCAAGAAGGGTTTCCGAAGACCTTCAGAAAAGAACCAGCACATCATACGACATCACAAAAAAGTTGACCTGCCCTAATGATACTTCTAAACAACTTGGAGGAATATTGGTGTTTGTCGAGGCAGAAAATTTATCTTAAAGCAGTTAGCTTCAGTCACATACAATACTGTGTATTAATTAATGCTATGTGCAGAAATGGAGTTCTGTTTACATTTGCCTACAATCCTTAAGCTGCACATCTTGGTGGTGCTCATCCAAAGTAAGATTGGt contains:
- the LOC131478784 gene encoding zinc finger X-chromosomal protein-like isoform X1 — translated: MDEDKFELQPQEANTCFDGIGPDAAHMDSDQIVVEVQETVFVSNSDITVHNFAPDDPDSVVIQDVIEDVVTEDVHCSHILEEANISESVIIPEQMFDSDVAKEVSLAQCPVPDDVLGSDITSASLSKPGHVLTSESIHVSAVAHIEHIVHDSVVQAEIITDPLTTDIVSEEILVADCASEAILDASGIPVDQEDDKGNCEDYLMISCFFPPCLVDDAGKVEHDSPSGLPMDAESEMNPCKVDGTCPEVIKVYIFKADTGEDDLGGTVDIVESEPENDRGIELLDQNNSVHVPREKMVYVTVDDSQQEDEDLNAAEIADEVYVEVIVGEEDAAVAAAAAAHEQQMDGNEIKTFLPVAWAAAYGNNSDGIENRNGTASALLHIDESASLGRLAKQKTKKRRRPDSRQYQTAIIIGPDGQPLTVYPCVICGKKFKSRGFLKRHMKNHPEYLIKKYRCTDCDYITNKKINLHNHLESHKLASKTEKTIECDEYGKHFSHAGALLTHKMVHKEKGANKMHKCKFCEYETAEQGLLNRHLLAVHSKNFPHICVECGKGFRHPSELRKHMRIHTGEKPYECQYCEYKSADSSNLKTHVKIKHSKEMPFKCDICLLTFPNTKEVQQHAVTHQESKTHQCLHCNHKSSNSSDLKRHIISVHTKDYPHKCDMCDKGFHRPSELKRHVAAHKVKKMHQCRHCDFKIADPFVLSRHILSVHTKDLPFRCKRCRKGFNQQNELKNHMKTHSGRKVYRCEYCEYSTTDASGFKRHVISIHTKDYPHRCEYCKKGFRRPSEKNQHIIRHHKKVDLP
- the LOC131478784 gene encoding zinc finger X-chromosomal protein-like isoform X4 codes for the protein MDEDKFELQPQEANTCFDGIGPDAAHMDSDQIVVEVQETVFVSNSDITVHNFAPDDPDSVVIQDVIEDVVTEDVHCSHILEEANISESVIIPEQMFDSDVAKEVSLAQCPVPDDVLGSDITSASLSKPGHVLTSESIHVSAVAHIEHIVHDSVVQAEIITDPLTTDIVSEEILVADCASEAILDASGIPVDQEDDKGNCEDYLMISCFFPPCLVDDAGKVEHDSPSGLPMDAESEMNPCKVDGTCPEVIKVYIFKADTGEDDLGGTVDIVESEPENDRGIELLDQNNSVHVPREKMVYVTVDDSQQEDEDLNAAEIADEVYVEVIVGEEDAAVAAAAAAHEQQMDGNEIKTFLPVAWAAAYAIIIGPDGQPLTVYPCVICGKKFKSRGFLKRHMKNHPEYLIKKYRCTDCDYITNKKINLHNHLESHKLASKTEKTIECDEYGKHFSHAGALLTHKMVHKEKGANKMHKCKFCEYETAEQGLLNRHLLAVHSKNFPHICVECGKGFRHPSELRKHMRIHTGEKPYECQYCEYKSADSSNLKTHVKIKHSKEMPFKCDICLLTFPNTKEVQQHAVTHQESKTHQCLHCNHKSSNSSDLKRHIISVHTKDYPHKCDMCDKGFHRPSELKRHVAAHKVKKMHQCRHCDFKIADPFVLSRHILSVHTKDLPFRCKRCRKGFNQQNELKNHMKTHSGRKVYRCEYCEYSTTDASGFKRHVISIHTKDYPHRCEYCKKGFRRPSEKNQHIIRHHKKVDLP
- the LOC131478784 gene encoding zinc finger X-chromosomal protein-like isoform X5; this encodes MDEDKFELQPQEANTCFDGIGPDAAHMDSDQIVVEVQETVFVSNSDITVHNFAPDDPDSVVIQDVIEDVVTEDVHCSHILEEANISESVIIPEQMFDSDVAKEVSLAQCPVPDDVLGSDITSASLSKPGHVLTSESIHVSAVAHIEHIVHDSVVQAEIITDPLTTDIVSEEILVADCASEAILDASGIPVDQEDDKGNCEDYLMISCFFPPCLVDDAGKVEHDSPSGLPMDAESEMNPCKVDGTCPEVIKVYIFKADTGEDDLDAAEIADEVYVEVIVGEEDAAVAAAAAAHEQQMDGNEIKTFLPVAWAAAYGNNSDGIENRNGTASALLHIDESASLGRLAKQKTKKRRRPDSRQYQTAIIIGPDGQPLTVYPCVICGKKFKSRGFLKRHMKNHPEYLIKKYRCTDCDYITNKKINLHNHLESHKLASKTEKTIECDEYGKHFSHAGALLTHKMVHKEKGANKMHKCKFCEYETAEQGLLNRHLLAVHSKNFPHICVECGKGFRHPSELRKHMRIHTGEKPYECQYCEYKSADSSNLKTHVKIKHSKEMPFKCDICLLTFPNTKEVQQHAVTHQESKTHQCLHCNHKSSNSSDLKRHIISVHTKDYPHKCDMCDKGFHRPSELKRHVAAHKVKKMHQCRHCDFKIADPFVLSRHILSVHTKDLPFRCKRCRKGFNQQNELKNHMKTHSGRKVYRCEYCEYSTTDASGFKRHVISIHTKDYPHRCEYCKKGFRRPSEKNQHIIRHHKKVDLP
- the LOC131478784 gene encoding zinc finger X-chromosomal protein-like isoform X2; this translates as MDEDKFELQPQEANTCFDGIGPDAAHMDSDQIVVEVQETVFVSNSDITVHNFAPDDPDSVVIQDVIEDVVTEDVHCSHILEEANISESVIIPEQMFDSDVAKEVSLAQCPVPDDVLGSDITSASLSKPGHVLTSESIHVSAVAHIEHIVHDSVVQAEIITDPLTTDIVSEEILVADCASEAILDASGIPVDQEDDKGNCEDYLMISLDDAGKVEHDSPSGLPMDAESEMNPCKVDGTCPEVIKVYIFKADTGEDDLGGTVDIVESEPENDRGIELLDQNNSVHVPREKMVYVTVDDSQQEDEDLNAAEIADEVYVEVIVGEEDAAVAAAAAAHEQQMDGNEIKTFLPVAWAAAYGNNSDGIENRNGTASALLHIDESASLGRLAKQKTKKRRRPDSRQYQTAIIIGPDGQPLTVYPCVICGKKFKSRGFLKRHMKNHPEYLIKKYRCTDCDYITNKKINLHNHLESHKLASKTEKTIECDEYGKHFSHAGALLTHKMVHKEKGANKMHKCKFCEYETAEQGLLNRHLLAVHSKNFPHICVECGKGFRHPSELRKHMRIHTGEKPYECQYCEYKSADSSNLKTHVKIKHSKEMPFKCDICLLTFPNTKEVQQHAVTHQESKTHQCLHCNHKSSNSSDLKRHIISVHTKDYPHKCDMCDKGFHRPSELKRHVAAHKVKKMHQCRHCDFKIADPFVLSRHILSVHTKDLPFRCKRCRKGFNQQNELKNHMKTHSGRKVYRCEYCEYSTTDASGFKRHVISIHTKDYPHRCEYCKKGFRRPSEKNQHIIRHHKKVDLP
- the LOC131478784 gene encoding zinc finger X-chromosomal protein-like isoform X3, with amino-acid sequence MDEDKFELQPQEANTCFDGIGPDAAHMDSDQIVVEVQETVFVSNSDITVHNFAPDDPDSVVIQDVIEDVVTEDVHCSHILEEANISESVIIPEQMFDSDVAKEVSLAQCPVPDDVLGSDITSASLSKPGHVLTSESIHVSAVAHIEHIVHDSVVQAEIITDPLTTDIVSEEILVADCASEAILDASGIPVDQEDDKGNCEDYLMISYDAGKVEHDSPSGLPMDAESEMNPCKVDGTCPEVIKVYIFKADTGEDDLGGTVDIVESEPENDRGIELLDQNNSVHVPREKMVYVTVDDSQQEDEDLNAAEIADEVYVEVIVGEEDAAVAAAAAAHEQQMDGNEIKTFLPVAWAAAYGNNSDGIENRNGTASALLHIDESASLGRLAKQKTKKRRRPDSRQYQTAIIIGPDGQPLTVYPCVICGKKFKSRGFLKRHMKNHPEYLIKKYRCTDCDYITNKKINLHNHLESHKLASKTEKTIECDEYGKHFSHAGALLTHKMVHKEKGANKMHKCKFCEYETAEQGLLNRHLLAVHSKNFPHICVECGKGFRHPSELRKHMRIHTGEKPYECQYCEYKSADSSNLKTHVKIKHSKEMPFKCDICLLTFPNTKEVQQHAVTHQESKTHQCLHCNHKSSNSSDLKRHIISVHTKDYPHKCDMCDKGFHRPSELKRHVAAHKVKKMHQCRHCDFKIADPFVLSRHILSVHTKDLPFRCKRCRKGFNQQNELKNHMKTHSGRKVYRCEYCEYSTTDASGFKRHVISIHTKDYPHRCEYCKKGFRRPSEKNQHIIRHHKKVDLP